The Geobacillus genomosp. 3 genome segment ATGAACGCCGCATACCGAACGGCCCGGCCTTGCCGGGAAAGCCGGTCCGTATATTGCTCACGCCCCATCACGTCTCATCCTTTGAGCCGTCCGACCCGCCAATAAAGAAGAAAACCGGCGGACGCGAGCAGCAGCCCGGCGAGAGTGTACGCCAAGTATGGCGACGCGGTATCCGGCAGTTTTTCCCCGTACATCATCGTTTTCATGTCAAGCGCCAACAATCCGGCATCGATCCCTTTCTTCCCGGCGCGAACGATGTAACCAGATGTCAGCATTTCTCTCGTAACGGCAATATCGGCGATTTCCTCGCCTTGACGATTATACAACTTGATGACCAGCGGCTCCGCACCGGCCGCTATAGCCACCGCTGAAAATCCCGTTTCCCTCCCGTCAACGTAGAGCTTGGCCTTGAGTTGCAACAAGTCGAGCGCTTCTTCCCAAATCGCCCGCAACTCGCGGCGCTCTTCTTTTGTCCATGGCCCTTCCGCTTGTTCAAACGAACTCAACCGCTTGTTGAGCGCCGCCAGTTGCCCGGACAGCTGCGGATTGTCAAGTGAAGCGATATGACGGGTGAGCTCGCGCACTTCTTTTTCTGTCATCCCGAGCACTCCAAGCAAATCGTTCAGTTGCTGCATGGCGGCGTTACGCTTCGTGTAAAAGCGAATGGCCGCGTCCAAATCTTCAACAAACGTATACTCTTGCATCGTTTCACCAAATTGGCCGAGCAGTGCCTCAAGCTCCTCGACAGTCAGCCCGTGCCGGCGCAATACGGCATGGAGCCGCTCGTCTGTCAACGGCGTGCCGAGCCATTGCTTTAACTCCCCCATCGTGCGAAAATCAGCGACGGTCAACCCGTACCGGTCCAAATAGGCAAGCAAGTCGCTTATCGTCCAGCCAACACTTTCAACGTATTGTTCCAGTTCGGTCCGGCTGATGGCGGCAGCTGCACTGACGGGAGATAACGCCACTGTCACTACGAACATAGCCATAACGAGCCATTTCCGCATCGTCGTTTCCTCCTTTCCATTGCTGTTTCATACATTGGTAGTATTTTCCGAACAGCTTCTTCCTATGTACGAAAAACAGCCATGGCGGAAACAAACATGCGGACGGTAAAAAAAGATGCCCGCAACCCGGGCATCCCGTTCCTTCTTTATGACAGCTGACCGACCGTCAGCTCTTGAAAGTAGGCGTTATACAACGCGCGGACGGCCTCGTTGACGACGTCTTCTTTGACGCCAAACATCATGCTCACCTCAGACGAGCCTTGGTTGATCATCTCCAAGTTAATGTTGGCGTTGGCAAGCGCGGTCGCCGCTTTCGCCGCCATCCCGACCGTTTTTTCCATCCCTTCGCCCACAACCATAATGAGCGCCAAGCCATATTCAATCGTCACTTCATCCACGACAAGTTCGCCGCGGATGCGGGCCAAAATGCGCTCATCTTTTCCATCGGCAAGCTGGCTGGCCCGCAAAATAACCGACATGTTGTCGATGCCGGACGGCGTATGTTCGTACGAGATACCTTCATCTTCCAAAATTTGCAACACGCGCCGGCCAAAACCAATTTCGCGGTTCATTAAATATTTGCTGATGTTGATGCTGCAAAAGCCCGTATCGCTCGCAATGCCGGCGACCGGTTCCTCGATATGGTTGCGTTTGGCGACGATCCATGTGCCCGGGGCGGCCGGGTTGTTCGTGTTTTTCACACAAACCGGAATGCCAGCCCGATACACCGGCTCCAACGCCTCATCATGAAAGACGGAAAAGCCGGAATACGACAGCTCGCGCATTTCCCGATACGTAATTTCTTTCAGCTTGCGCGCATCGGCAACGATCGACGGGTTGACGCAATAAATCGAATCGACGTCAGTAAAGTTTTCATATACGTCGGCTTTCACGCCAGCGGCGACAATCGAACCGCTAATGTCCGAGCCGCCGCGCGGAAAAGTCACGATATGACCTGAAAGCGAATAACCAAAAAAGCCTGGGATTACAAGTACACCGCGGCGTTCACGCAGCTGCCGCAGCCTTTCGTACGACTCCGGAAGCACTTGGGCGTTGCCCGGTTCGTCCGTCACGATAATGCCGGCTTCCAGCGGGCTGACATAGCTCGCCTCAAGCCCAACATCTTGCAAATAGAGCGCCATCAGCCTTGCGTTATGATCCTCACCGCTCGCTTTCATCGCATCAAGCAGACGGGCCGGCTCGTTCCGATAGGCACTAATTTTCGACTGTAAATCATCTTCGAGCTCAGCCAAAAAACCGTCAGCTTCCAGTTCAAGCTCATCGGCAATGTCAGCATACCGTTTCACGATCGCCTGCATCGTGTCTCCGTACGGTTCGCCGGCCAACACTTGTTCAGCCAGCCGAATGAGCATATCCGTCACTTTCACATCCTCTTTACACCGCTTCCCAGGCGCTGATACAACGACGATACGACGTTCAATATCCGAGCTGACAATATCCGCCACTTTGCGGAACTGCGCGGCGCTCGCCACCGAACTTCCACCGAATTTGGCTACTTTCATGTCCACGACCCCTTTTATACGAAAATCTCTATAATTGTTTATCATATCACATTTTTTGGCCAGTGGAATCATTCATTTTTTAGAAATTTCCGCAACTAGCGGAAGTCGCCGTCCTTTTTTCAATATTCCCTATGAAACGAGCCGGTTCTCACGTTTGCGCCACATTGCCGCGACGGACATTGG includes the following:
- a CDS encoding processed acidic surface protein, giving the protein MRKWLVMAMFVVTVALSPVSAAAAISRTELEQYVESVGWTISDLLAYLDRYGLTVADFRTMGELKQWLGTPLTDERLHAVLRRHGLTVEELEALLGQFGETMQEYTFVEDLDAAIRFYTKRNAAMQQLNDLLGVLGMTEKEVRELTRHIASLDNPQLSGQLAALNKRLSSFEQAEGPWTKEERRELRAIWEEALDLLQLKAKLYVDGRETGFSAVAIAAGAEPLVIKLYNRQGEEIADIAVTREMLTSGYIVRAGKKGIDAGLLALDMKTMMYGEKLPDTASPYLAYTLAGLLLASAGFLLYWRVGRLKG
- a CDS encoding aspartate kinase; this encodes MKVAKFGGSSVASAAQFRKVADIVSSDIERRIVVVSAPGKRCKEDVKVTDMLIRLAEQVLAGEPYGDTMQAIVKRYADIADELELEADGFLAELEDDLQSKISAYRNEPARLLDAMKASGEDHNARLMALYLQDVGLEASYVSPLEAGIIVTDEPGNAQVLPESYERLRQLRERRGVLVIPGFFGYSLSGHIVTFPRGGSDISGSIVAAGVKADVYENFTDVDSIYCVNPSIVADARKLKEITYREMRELSYSGFSVFHDEALEPVYRAGIPVCVKNTNNPAAPGTWIVAKRNHIEEPVAGIASDTGFCSINISKYLMNREIGFGRRVLQILEDEGISYEHTPSGIDNMSVILRASQLADGKDERILARIRGELVVDEVTIEYGLALIMVVGEGMEKTVGMAAKAATALANANINLEMINQGSSEVSMMFGVKEDVVNEAVRALYNAYFQELTVGQLS